The proteins below are encoded in one region of Hordeum vulgare subsp. vulgare chromosome 3H, MorexV3_pseudomolecules_assembly, whole genome shotgun sequence:
- the LOC123443177 gene encoding peroxidase 2-like, producing MTGGRINSVMLLLLALHGLLPPSADAALQDGFYGASTNCTVDVEAVVRAVVEQHVSRSGDGGSGAGLIRLHFHDCFVKGCDGSVLIDPSPVNPNPEKASPANGGLRGIDVVEEAKRQLEDACPGTVSCADILAFAARDAAFVLSSGAVSYDVPSGRRDGLTSDASDAIQSLPPPFAQLDDLVRAFASKGFGRDELVALSGAHSIGRAHCSSFRDRIHPAVHETMDSSYGADMQSQCPEDAGAEEWVAQDQETPGDLDGRYFGNVLAGRVPFNSDRALLDDGETRRMVEDSAGDQREWAAKFAAAMRKMSELTGTGEGEIREFCHVTNRG from the exons ATGACGGGAGGACGCATCAACTCGGTAATGCTGCTCTTGTTGGCGCTGCATGGGCTGCTGCCACCGTCCGCCGACGCCGCCCTGCAGGACGGGTTCTACGGCGCCAGCACCAACTGCACCGTCGACGTCGAGGCCGTCGTGCGGGCTGTCGTCGAGCAACACGTCTCCCGGTCCGGCGACGGTGGCTCCGGCGCGGGGCTCATTCGCCTCCACTTCCATGATTGCTTTGTCAAG GGCTGTGATGGCTCCGTCCTCATTGATCCGAGCCCCGTCAACCCGAACCCCGAGAAGGCCTCGCCGGCGAACGGCGGCCTCCGCGGGATCGACGTGGTGGAGGAGGCCAAGAGGCAGCTGGAGGACGCGTGCCCCGGCACCGTGTCGTGCGCCGACATCCTCGCCTTCGCCGCCCGCGACGCCGCCTTCGTCCTCAGCTCCGGGGCGGTCAGCTACGACGTCCCCTCGGGCCGCCGCGACGGGCTCACCTCTGACGCGTCCGACGCCATCCAGAGCCTGCCGCCGCCGTTCGCGCAGCTCGACGACCTCGTCCGCGCCTTCGCCTCCAAAGGCTTCGGCAGGGACGAGCTCGTCGCGCTCTCCGGCGCGCACTCCATCGGGCGCGCGCACTGCTCGTCGTTCAGGGACCGGATCCACCCCGCGGTGCACGAGACCATGGACTCGAGCTACGGCGCCGACATGCAGTCGCAGTGCCCCGAGGACGCCGGGGCGGAGGAATGGGTCGCGCAGGACCAGGAGACGCCGGGAGACCTCGACGGCCGCTACTTCGGGAACGTGCTCGCCGGGAGGGTGCCCTTCAACTCGGACCGGGCGCTGCTCGACGACGGCGAGACGAGGCGGATGGTGGAGGACAGCGCGGGGGACCAGCGGGAGTGGGCGGCAAAGTTCGCTGCCGCCATGAGGAAGATGAGCGAGCTCACCGGCACCGGCGAGGGCGAGATCAGAGAGTTCTGCCACGTGACAAACAGAGGCTAG